From one Catellatospora sp. IY07-71 genomic stretch:
- the pulA gene encoding pullulanase-type alpha-1,6-glucosidase: MAALRALARTAAPLRGKPRNLRILLIGLLALVLAAAPIVIVRVLSGDGPAQWVEAGETYWQDEPAAAALAGAATPQRQAEQFYFVLPDRFANGDTRNDKGGLSGDRLKTGLDKTDKGFYHGGDLAGVIDRLDYIQGLGTTAIWLAPVFKNRPVQGTGADASAGYHGYWITDFTQVDPHFGTNADLKRLVKLAHERGIKIYLDVIVNHTADVIAYEENQYSYVDKKTSPYADAQGRAFEDANYAAGRSGFPQVDRTSMPYTPVFKNAADAKAKVPAWLNDPTMYHNRGDSTFSGENSTYGDFFGLDDLWTERPDVVRGMTKIYSDWIASTGVDGYRLDTAKHVNMEFWPQFSQGIASNAKKAGKPDFFMFGEVYSADPAIMSSYVRQGRLQATLDFGFQAAAQGFVTGGSGQGLADLYAADGMYTSRGADAYTLPTFLGNHDMGRIGTFIRNSGADADAALQRDRLAHELMFLTRGQPVVYSGDEQGFTGNGGDKDARQDMFATQVADYLDDDLLGTDRTHAADQYDTAHPLYRAIADLGALRKAHPALRDGVQLTRHAGDGVFAFSRLDRASRTEYLVAANSGTAPKTVTVDTATAGAAFGQLYPVAGDGVTAGADGKVTITVPALSSIVLRADRAVPQAGDPQVSIVPADGTKVATRAAITAQVTGDPLATVSFAAQVGDGAWKLLGTANSAPYTVHHDLTGLAGGTTVRYKAVVRDGQGRTASAVSAISVASPAQAAQREYVLVHYQRADGDYNPWGLYTWGDVDGSMQHPWPQGQPFAGEDSYGRFAWVKVKPGATNVGFLVVNGSGSKDVEADRSVDPSRVGEIWLKSGDATIYPSRAAATGRADVHYRRADGAYTGWGLHLWGDGLAAGAGTDWSSPRQPDGTDAFGAHWSVPVADATKPVNFIVHRGDEKDPNADLAVDLGVGEAWIASGDATVHPTRAAAERTAVLHYRRADGNYAGWGLHLWDGNANPVEWGSPMLPTGTDAYGAYWRIPLVEGATGVNYIVHKGDEKDLPADQRLDFATFGNEVWILSGQQAYLRPSVKGAALDIDLTKSSAHFLDRGTVAWNKRDTDGKVYDLVVAPNGGLSVVDGALAGEFTKIRLNASGGLSEAQRRKFPHLWAYGAFDVSAPLSTLKNALRGQLVVTESDHEGKLLSATGVQVPGVLDDVYSGAREVTLGPVYTKGKPSLALWAPTAKDVKLELFDTPSAAAQVVSMNRDDSTGVWKVSGSADWTGKYYRFKVSVWQPAKKEVVTASVTDPYSVALSANSTHSQLIDLARLPKPAVQSPAWTGKAQIQELSVRDFSVADTTVPQDKRGTYAAFTDPQTAGMTHLKALADAGVSHLHLLPVFDFATIPEKRADQQQPACDLASLPRDSQQQQECVAAVAEKDGYNWGYDPLHYTVPEGGYATEPEGKARNAEFQSMVDGIHRSGLRVVLDVVYNHTSAAGDDPKSVLDRIVPGYYHRLLADGAVATSTCCANTAPEHAMMGKLVVDSLVTWAKTYRVDGFRFDLMGHHPKQNLLDVREALDRLTLSRDGVDGKSILLYGEGWNFGEVANDARFEQATQANMAGTGIATFNDRLRDAVRGGGPFDGNPRIQGFASGLYTDPNGDTVNGTAAEQKARLLRQQDQIKVGLVGNLAGYTFTDSSGAKVSGAEVDYNGSPAGYTKAPGEAVTYVDAHDNEILFDALAYKLPQDTTAADRARMQVLALSTVVFSQGTGFYTAGSDLLRSKSLDRNSYNSGDWFNAIRWDCASGNGFGLGLPPKPDNESKWAYAKPLLADPALVPGCAAIDLAKDRFAELLRVRSSSALFELRTQAEVQQAVTFPLSGAAETPGVITMVLKKDGKTVVVVFNGTPSSVDQTVASLKYARLGLHPVLAGSVDPLVRQSAYAPATGTFTVPGRTVAVFVTR; this comes from the coding sequence ATGGCAGCCCTTCGCGCCCTCGCGCGCACCGCGGCACCGCTACGCGGGAAACCGAGAAACCTCAGGATCCTCCTGATCGGACTGCTGGCGCTGGTGCTCGCCGCCGCGCCGATCGTGATCGTCCGCGTCCTGTCCGGCGACGGCCCCGCGCAGTGGGTCGAGGCCGGGGAGACGTACTGGCAAGACGAGCCCGCCGCGGCCGCGCTGGCCGGCGCCGCGACGCCACAGCGGCAGGCGGAGCAGTTCTACTTCGTGCTGCCCGACCGGTTCGCCAACGGCGACACCCGCAACGACAAGGGCGGGCTGAGCGGCGACCGGCTCAAGACCGGCCTGGACAAGACCGACAAGGGCTTCTACCACGGCGGCGACCTGGCTGGTGTGATCGACAGGCTGGACTACATCCAGGGCCTGGGCACCACCGCGATCTGGCTGGCGCCGGTGTTCAAGAACCGGCCGGTGCAGGGCACCGGGGCCGACGCGTCAGCCGGCTACCACGGTTACTGGATCACCGACTTCACCCAGGTGGACCCGCACTTCGGCACCAACGCCGACCTGAAGCGGCTGGTCAAGCTCGCGCACGAGCGCGGCATCAAGATCTACCTCGACGTGATCGTCAACCACACGGCCGACGTGATCGCGTACGAGGAGAACCAGTACTCCTACGTGGACAAGAAGACCAGCCCGTACGCCGACGCGCAGGGCCGGGCCTTCGAGGACGCCAACTACGCCGCCGGGCGTAGCGGGTTCCCGCAGGTGGACCGCACGTCGATGCCGTACACCCCCGTCTTCAAGAACGCGGCCGACGCGAAGGCCAAGGTGCCCGCGTGGCTGAACGACCCGACGATGTACCACAACCGCGGCGACTCCACCTTCTCCGGCGAGAACAGCACCTACGGTGACTTCTTCGGCCTGGACGACCTGTGGACCGAGCGCCCCGACGTGGTGCGCGGCATGACGAAGATCTACTCCGACTGGATCGCGTCGACCGGCGTCGACGGCTACCGGCTGGACACCGCCAAGCACGTGAACATGGAGTTCTGGCCGCAGTTCAGCCAGGGCATCGCGAGCAACGCCAAGAAGGCGGGCAAGCCGGACTTCTTCATGTTCGGCGAGGTGTACTCGGCCGACCCGGCGATCATGTCGAGCTACGTGCGGCAGGGGCGGCTCCAGGCCACCCTGGACTTCGGCTTCCAGGCCGCGGCGCAGGGCTTCGTCACCGGCGGCTCGGGCCAGGGCCTGGCCGACCTGTACGCCGCCGACGGCATGTACACCTCGCGCGGCGCGGACGCGTACACGCTGCCGACCTTCCTCGGCAACCACGACATGGGCCGCATCGGCACGTTCATCAGGAACTCCGGCGCGGACGCGGACGCGGCGCTGCAGCGGGACCGGCTCGCGCACGAGCTGATGTTCCTCACCCGCGGCCAGCCGGTCGTCTACTCCGGCGACGAGCAGGGCTTCACCGGCAACGGCGGGGACAAGGACGCCCGGCAGGACATGTTCGCCACGCAGGTGGCCGACTACCTCGACGACGACCTGCTCGGCACCGACCGCACCCACGCGGCCGACCAGTACGACACCGCGCACCCGCTCTACCGCGCCATCGCCGACCTGGGCGCGCTGCGTAAGGCCCACCCGGCGCTGCGCGACGGCGTGCAGCTGACCCGGCACGCGGGCGACGGCGTGTTCGCCTTCTCCCGCCTCGACCGCGCCTCCCGCACGGAGTACCTGGTCGCGGCCAACAGCGGCACCGCCCCGAAGACCGTCACCGTGGACACCGCGACGGCGGGAGCGGCGTTCGGGCAGCTCTACCCGGTTGCGGGCGACGGTGTCACGGCCGGTGCGGACGGCAAGGTGACCATCACGGTCCCGGCGCTGTCCAGCATCGTGCTGCGCGCCGACCGGGCCGTGCCGCAGGCGGGCGACCCGCAGGTGAGCATCGTTCCGGCCGACGGCACCAAGGTGGCCACCCGGGCCGCGATCACCGCGCAGGTCACCGGCGACCCGCTCGCGACGGTCAGCTTCGCCGCGCAGGTCGGCGACGGGGCGTGGAAGCTGCTCGGCACCGCGAACAGCGCGCCGTACACCGTGCACCACGACCTGACCGGCCTGGCCGGCGGCACCACCGTGCGCTACAAGGCCGTGGTCCGCGATGGGCAGGGCCGCACCGCGAGCGCGGTCAGCGCCATCAGCGTGGCCTCGCCCGCGCAGGCCGCGCAGCGCGAGTACGTGCTGGTGCACTACCAGCGCGCCGACGGCGACTACAACCCGTGGGGGCTCTACACCTGGGGCGACGTCGACGGCTCGATGCAGCACCCGTGGCCGCAGGGGCAGCCGTTCGCCGGGGAGGACTCCTACGGCCGGTTCGCCTGGGTGAAGGTCAAGCCGGGCGCGACGAACGTGGGCTTCCTGGTCGTGAACGGGTCCGGCAGCAAGGACGTCGAGGCCGACCGCAGCGTCGACCCGAGCCGGGTCGGCGAGATCTGGCTCAAGTCGGGTGACGCGACGATCTACCCGTCGCGTGCCGCCGCCACCGGCAGGGCCGACGTGCACTACCGGCGCGCTGACGGGGCGTACACCGGCTGGGGCCTGCACCTCTGGGGCGACGGCCTGGCCGCCGGGGCGGGCACCGACTGGAGCAGCCCGCGCCAGCCGGACGGGACCGACGCGTTCGGGGCACACTGGAGTGTGCCCGTCGCCGACGCCACCAAGCCGGTGAACTTCATCGTGCACCGGGGCGACGAGAAGGACCCGAACGCCGATCTCGCGGTCGACCTGGGCGTCGGCGAGGCGTGGATCGCGTCCGGTGACGCGACCGTGCACCCGACCCGGGCCGCCGCCGAGCGCACCGCGGTGCTGCACTACCGCCGCGCCGACGGGAACTACGCCGGCTGGGGCCTGCACCTGTGGGACGGCAACGCCAACCCGGTCGAGTGGGGCAGCCCCATGCTGCCCACCGGCACCGACGCGTACGGCGCGTACTGGCGGATCCCGCTGGTCGAGGGCGCGACCGGGGTCAACTACATCGTGCACAAGGGCGACGAGAAGGACCTGCCCGCCGACCAGCGGCTGGACTTCGCGACGTTCGGCAACGAGGTGTGGATCCTGTCCGGGCAGCAGGCGTACCTGCGGCCGTCGGTCAAGGGCGCGGCACTGGACATCGACCTGACCAAGTCGTCCGCCCACTTCCTCGACCGGGGCACGGTCGCCTGGAACAAGCGCGACACCGACGGCAAGGTGTACGACCTGGTCGTCGCGCCGAACGGCGGGCTGTCCGTGGTGGACGGGGCGCTGGCCGGCGAGTTCACGAAGATCCGGCTCAACGCGTCCGGCGGCCTGTCGGAAGCGCAGCGCAGGAAGTTCCCGCACCTGTGGGCGTACGGCGCGTTCGACGTGAGCGCCCCGCTGTCCACACTGAAGAACGCGCTGCGCGGCCAGCTCGTGGTCACCGAGAGCGACCACGAGGGCAAGCTGCTCTCCGCCACGGGTGTGCAGGTGCCGGGCGTGCTCGACGACGTGTACTCCGGTGCGCGTGAGGTGACGCTCGGGCCGGTGTACACCAAGGGGAAGCCCAGCCTGGCGCTGTGGGCGCCGACCGCGAAGGACGTGAAGCTGGAGCTGTTCGACACCCCGTCGGCGGCCGCCCAGGTCGTGTCGATGAACCGCGACGACAGCACCGGTGTCTGGAAGGTCAGCGGCTCGGCCGACTGGACCGGCAAGTACTACCGGTTCAAGGTCAGCGTGTGGCAGCCCGCCAAGAAGGAGGTAGTCACCGCGTCGGTGACCGACCCCTACTCGGTGGCCCTGTCGGCGAACTCCACGCACAGCCAGCTCATCGACCTGGCCAGGCTGCCCAAGCCCGCGGTGCAGAGCCCGGCCTGGACCGGCAAGGCGCAGATCCAGGAGCTGTCGGTGCGCGACTTCTCCGTCGCCGACACCACGGTGCCGCAGGACAAGCGAGGCACGTACGCCGCCTTCACCGACCCGCAGACCGCGGGCATGACGCATCTCAAGGCGCTGGCCGACGCCGGGGTCTCGCACCTGCACCTGCTGCCGGTGTTCGACTTCGCGACCATCCCCGAGAAGCGTGCCGACCAGCAGCAGCCCGCCTGCGACCTGGCGTCGCTGCCCCGGGACTCGCAGCAGCAGCAGGAATGCGTCGCGGCCGTGGCCGAGAAGGACGGCTACAACTGGGGCTACGACCCGCTGCACTACACCGTGCCCGAGGGCGGCTACGCCACCGAGCCCGAGGGTAAGGCGCGCAACGCCGAGTTCCAGTCCATGGTGGACGGCATCCACCGGTCCGGGCTGCGGGTCGTGCTGGACGTGGTCTACAACCACACCTCGGCGGCGGGCGACGACCCGAAGTCGGTGCTGGACCGGATCGTGCCCGGCTATTACCACCGCCTGCTGGCGGACGGGGCCGTGGCCACCTCCACCTGCTGCGCCAACACCGCGCCCGAACACGCGATGATGGGCAAGCTGGTGGTCGACTCGCTGGTCACCTGGGCGAAGACCTACCGGGTGGACGGGTTCCGGTTCGACCTGATGGGCCACCACCCGAAGCAGAACCTGCTCGACGTGCGCGAGGCGCTGGACCGGCTCACGCTGAGCCGCGACGGCGTCGACGGGAAGTCGATCCTGCTCTACGGCGAGGGCTGGAACTTCGGCGAGGTCGCGAACGACGCCCGGTTCGAGCAGGCCACGCAGGCGAACATGGCGGGCACCGGCATCGCCACGTTCAACGACCGGCTGCGCGACGCCGTGCGCGGCGGCGGCCCGTTCGACGGCAACCCGCGGATCCAGGGCTTCGCGTCGGGGCTGTACACCGACCCGAACGGGGACACGGTCAACGGCACGGCCGCCGAGCAGAAGGCGCGGCTGCTGCGCCAGCAGGACCAGATCAAGGTCGGGCTGGTGGGCAACCTGGCGGGGTACACGTTCACCGACTCCAGCGGGGCGAAGGTGAGCGGGGCCGAGGTGGACTACAACGGCTCGCCGGCCGGGTACACCAAGGCGCCCGGTGAGGCGGTGACGTACGTCGACGCGCACGACAACGAGATCCTGTTCGACGCGCTGGCGTACAAGCTGCCGCAGGACACCACGGCGGCGGACCGGGCGCGGATGCAGGTGCTGGCGCTGTCGACGGTGGTGTTCAGCCAGGGCACCGGGTTCTACACCGCGGGCTCGGACCTGCTGCGCAGCAAGTCGCTGGACCGCAACTCGTACAACTCCGGCGACTGGTTCAACGCCATCCGCTGGGACTGCGCGAGCGGCAACGGGTTCGGCCTCGGCCTGCCGCCGAAGCCGGACAACGAGAGCAAGTGGGCCTACGCCAAGCCGCTGCTCGCCGATCCGGCGCTGGTGCCGGGCTGCGCGGCGATCGACCTGGCCAAGGACCGGTTCGCCGAGCTGCTGCGGGTGCGCTCGTCGAGCGCGCTGTTCGAGCTGCGTACGCAGGCCGAGGTGCAGCAGGCGGTGACGTTCCCGCTGTCCGGCGCGGCCGAGACGCCGGGCGTCATCACCATGGTCCTCAAGAAGGACGGCAAGACCGTGGTCGTGGTCTTCAACGGCACCCCGTCGTCGGTCGACCAGACCGTGGCGTCGCTGAAGTACGCCCGCCTCGGACTGCACCCGGTGCTGGCCGGCTCGGTGGACCCGCTGGTGCGCCAGTCGGCGTACGCCCCGGCCACCGGCACCTTCACGGTCCCCGGCCGGACGGTGGCGGTCTTCGTCACCCGCTGA
- a CDS encoding pirin family protein has product MPAVTVEDLLVLPRVTVPGEAAVERKVASVTAAPSGFEGEGFPVRRAFAGVDLRALDPFIHMDQMGEVEYAPGEPKGTPWHPHRGFETVTYLLDGTFRHQDSHGGGGLISDGDTQWMTAGSGLLHIEAPPEELVLSGGLFHGFQLWVNLPAKQKMSPPRYQDIRAGQVSLLSSPDGGVLLRVIAGEVAGHSGPGITHTPIALVHATLAPGAQLRLPWRPDFNALVYTLAGAGSVGAERRPVKLGDLAVFGAGDVITVEADRAQESRNAAGMDVLILGGLPIREPVMAYGPFVMNTKAELIQAFEDYQAGKLGVIPSEPRKVDVGRGDHPGHDVL; this is encoded by the coding sequence ATGCCTGCCGTTACCGTTGAAGACCTGTTGGTGCTGCCGCGGGTGACCGTGCCTGGGGAGGCGGCCGTCGAGCGGAAGGTGGCGTCGGTGACCGCCGCGCCGTCGGGGTTCGAGGGCGAGGGCTTCCCGGTGCGGCGCGCGTTCGCGGGGGTGGATCTGCGGGCTCTGGACCCGTTCATTCACATGGACCAGATGGGTGAGGTGGAGTACGCGCCCGGCGAGCCGAAGGGGACCCCGTGGCATCCACACCGCGGGTTCGAGACCGTGACGTACCTGCTCGACGGGACGTTCCGGCACCAGGACTCGCACGGTGGCGGGGGCCTGATCAGCGACGGCGACACCCAGTGGATGACTGCGGGTTCAGGTCTGCTGCACATCGAGGCGCCGCCGGAGGAGCTGGTGCTGTCGGGCGGGCTGTTCCACGGTTTCCAGCTGTGGGTGAACCTGCCCGCGAAGCAGAAGATGTCGCCGCCGCGCTACCAGGACATCCGGGCCGGTCAGGTGTCGCTGCTCAGCTCGCCTGACGGTGGTGTGCTGCTGCGCGTCATCGCCGGTGAGGTGGCCGGGCACAGTGGGCCGGGCATCACGCACACGCCGATCGCCCTGGTGCACGCGACGCTGGCGCCGGGGGCGCAGCTGCGGCTGCCCTGGCGGCCGGACTTCAACGCGCTGGTGTACACGCTGGCGGGCGCGGGTTCGGTGGGCGCCGAGCGGCGGCCGGTGAAGCTGGGCGACCTGGCGGTGTTCGGGGCCGGTGACGTGATCACGGTCGAGGCCGACCGGGCGCAGGAGAGCCGCAACGCGGCGGGCATGGACGTGCTGATCCTGGGCGGGCTGCCGATCCGCGAGCCGGTGATGGCGTACGGGCCGTTCGTGATGAACACGAAGGCCGAGCTGATCCAGGCGTTCGAGGACTATCAGGCGGGCAAGCTGGGCGTGATCCCGAGCGAGCCGCGCAAGGTGGACGTCGGCAGGGGCGACCACCCGGGGCACGACGTGCTCTGA
- a CDS encoding aminopeptidase P family protein has translation MTEEKKGTESHDPAYPEKFLQFMRTGWSDTELPVTLRAEAPNHAKRRSALSAAFPGETLVIPSGHEMVRANDTDFPYRPGSDFVYLTGEHDPESVLVLRPNGSGHDAVLYVRPRSPRDTDEFFKDRRYGELWIGRRHTLREKSAELGVETAHLDTLADVLDDLAPGRTRVLRGLDPHVDKRVRATNPERDRELAWVISEMKLVKDEWEIAQLQDAIDATTRGFEDVARIIPADRPVSERLIDGVFGLRARHDGNTVGYSSIVGAGGNATVLHWIRNDGRVTPGELLLLDMGVENRNLYTADVTRTLPVSGTFTPLQRQVYDIVLRSQQAGMDFIKPGVKFADVHTTCMRVLAEGLHELGILPVSVDEAMSKESTIYRRWTLHGFGHMLGIDVHDCAHARHEKYKDGALDEGYVLTVEPGLYFQPEDELVPAELRGIGIRIEDDVLVTKTGAVNLSDGLPRTAADVESWLATQREAGPRLPG, from the coding sequence ATGACTGAAGAGAAGAAGGGCACCGAGTCGCACGACCCTGCGTACCCGGAGAAGTTCCTGCAGTTCATGCGCACCGGATGGAGCGACACCGAGCTCCCGGTGACCCTGCGGGCGGAGGCCCCCAACCACGCCAAGCGCCGCTCGGCGCTGTCCGCGGCGTTCCCCGGCGAGACACTGGTGATCCCGTCCGGGCACGAGATGGTCCGGGCCAACGACACCGACTTCCCGTACCGTCCCGGCAGCGACTTCGTCTACCTCACCGGCGAGCACGACCCGGAGAGCGTGCTGGTGCTGCGGCCCAACGGCTCCGGCCACGACGCGGTGCTGTACGTGCGCCCGCGCTCGCCGCGCGACACCGACGAGTTCTTCAAGGACCGCCGCTACGGCGAGCTGTGGATCGGCCGCCGCCATACGCTGCGCGAGAAGTCCGCCGAGCTGGGCGTCGAGACCGCCCACCTGGACACGCTCGCCGACGTGCTCGACGACCTCGCGCCGGGCCGCACCCGGGTGCTGCGCGGCCTCGACCCGCACGTGGACAAGCGGGTCCGGGCGACGAACCCGGAGCGCGACCGCGAGCTGGCCTGGGTCATCTCCGAGATGAAGCTCGTCAAGGACGAGTGGGAGATCGCCCAGCTGCAGGACGCCATCGACGCCACCACCCGCGGCTTCGAGGACGTCGCCCGGATCATCCCGGCCGACCGGCCGGTCTCCGAGCGCCTCATCGACGGCGTGTTCGGCCTGCGCGCCCGCCACGACGGCAACACCGTCGGCTACAGCTCCATCGTCGGCGCGGGCGGCAACGCCACCGTGCTGCACTGGATCCGCAACGACGGGCGCGTCACGCCCGGCGAGCTGCTGCTGCTGGACATGGGCGTGGAGAACCGCAACCTCTACACCGCCGACGTCACCCGGACGCTGCCGGTCAGCGGCACGTTCACCCCGCTGCAGCGGCAGGTGTACGACATCGTGCTGCGCTCGCAGCAGGCCGGCATGGACTTCATCAAGCCCGGCGTCAAGTTCGCCGACGTGCACACCACCTGCATGCGGGTGCTCGCCGAGGGCCTGCACGAGCTGGGCATCCTCCCGGTCAGCGTCGACGAGGCGATGTCCAAGGAGTCCACCATCTACCGCCGGTGGACCCTGCACGGCTTCGGCCACATGCTCGGCATCGACGTACACGACTGCGCGCACGCCCGCCACGAGAAGTACAAGGACGGCGCCCTCGACGAGGGCTACGTGCTCACCGTCGAGCCCGGCCTCTACTTCCAGCCCGAGGACGAGCTGGTCCCCGCCGAACTGCGCGGCATCGGCATCCGCATCGAGGACGACGTCCTGGTCACCAAGACCGGCGCCGTCAACCTGTCGGACGGCCTCCCCCGCACGGCGGCCGACGTCGAGTCCTGGCTCGCCACCCAGCGCGAGGCCGGCCCCCGCCTCCCCGGCTGA
- a CDS encoding LysE family translocator: protein MVTWGAVLGVFAVALAMVLTPGPNMMYLVSRSITQGRRAGLVSLAGVAVGFLVYLSATNLGLSAMFLAVPQLYLAVKLAGACYLGWLAVKTLRPGGVSVFAPAALPPDSPRRLFTMGLVTNLLNPKVAIIYLSLIPQFVRPEAGHVLVQGFALGAVQIAVAVTVNGLIVLAAGAIAGFLADRPVWLRAQRYLMGSVLGLLAVRMATDNARPAPA from the coding sequence ATGGTGACGTGGGGTGCGGTGTTGGGGGTGTTCGCGGTCGCGCTGGCGATGGTGCTGACACCGGGGCCGAACATGATGTATCTGGTGTCGCGGAGCATCACGCAGGGGCGGCGGGCCGGGCTGGTCTCGCTGGCCGGGGTGGCGGTGGGGTTCCTGGTCTACCTGTCGGCGACGAACCTCGGGCTGTCGGCGATGTTCCTCGCGGTGCCGCAGCTGTATCTCGCGGTCAAGCTGGCCGGTGCGTGCTACCTGGGCTGGCTGGCGGTCAAGACGCTGCGGCCGGGTGGGGTGTCGGTGTTCGCGCCGGCCGCGCTGCCGCCGGACTCGCCGCGGCGGCTGTTCACCATGGGCCTGGTCACCAACCTGCTCAACCCGAAGGTCGCGATCATCTACCTTTCGCTCATCCCGCAGTTCGTCCGGCCTGAGGCCGGGCATGTGCTGGTACAGGGATTCGCGCTGGGCGCGGTGCAGATCGCCGTCGCGGTGACCGTCAACGGCCTGATCGTGCTGGCGGCCGGTGCCATCGCCGGGTTCCTGGCCGATCGTCCGGTATGGCTGCGCGCCCAGCGCTACCTCATGGGCTCCGTGCTCGGCCTGCTCGCCGTGCGCATGGCCACCGACAACGCCCGCCCCGCCCCCGCCTGA
- a CDS encoding VOC family protein gives MIHHVQVACPRGSEDVLRAFYVGVLGMTEKPKPPALAVRGGCWFVDDHGSELHLGVEDDFHPARKAHPALVRPDLDTLADRLEAAGYPVTWGSDEVPGMRRFHTEDPHANRLEFVLPL, from the coding sequence GTGATTCACCACGTACAGGTCGCCTGCCCCCGGGGCAGCGAGGACGTCCTGCGAGCCTTCTACGTCGGCGTCCTCGGCATGACCGAGAAGCCCAAACCGCCCGCCCTCGCCGTACGCGGCGGCTGCTGGTTCGTCGACGACCACGGCAGCGAGCTGCACCTCGGCGTCGAAGACGACTTCCACCCGGCGCGTAAAGCGCACCCGGCTCTCGTCCGCCCCGACCTCGACACCCTCGCCGACCGCCTGGAAGCCGCCGGCTACCCCGTCACCTGGGGCAGCGACGAGGTCCCCGGCATGCGCCGCTTTCACACCGAAGACCCCCACGCCAACCGCCTGGAGTTCGTCCTCCCGCTGTGA